One genomic window of Gossypium hirsutum isolate 1008001.06 chromosome D11, Gossypium_hirsutum_v2.1, whole genome shotgun sequence includes the following:
- the LOC107912307 gene encoding WRKY transcription factor 23 isoform X1: protein MERKEGVKVEDVLGNSSCSVNDFPLQSIFDLSSNEEEKIRSLGFMDLLGVQDLISSPLLEIMAAQQVPSRMATQPPNAFSSTKIGPPHEVFNQPATPNSSTISSASSEAVHDEPAKLDDQEEDQRKTKKQCPILKLIWIRNQGFDFHQSDLKLIMKIIFCCFGVCGFRLKPKKTNQKRQREPRFAFMTKSEVDHLEDGYRWRKYGQKAVKNSPFPRSYYRCTTISCNVKKRVERCFSDPSIVVTTYEGQHTHPSPVMPRPNLVGSHLNSAISAASFGMSMQTTPSHYHQHFQQPFTDNLSPLNFGHNGSLNATFLHQKRFCTPGPGPGPSLLKDHGLLQDILPSHMLKEE from the exons ATGGAGAGAAAAGAGGGTGTAAAGGTGGAAGATGTATTGGGAAACTCATCGTGTTCGGTGAATGATTTCCCATTACAAAGTATATTTGATTTGAGCAGCAACGAAGAAGAGAAGATCCGGTCGTTAGGGTTCATGGACTTGCTGGGTGTTCAAGACTTGATCAGTAGTCCTTTATTGGAGATCATGGCAGCACAGCAGGTTCCCTCTCGAATGGCAACCCAACCACCCAATGCTTTTTCTTCCACGAAGATCGGACCTCCTCATGAGGTTTTCAATCAGCCTGCCACTCCTAACTCTTCCACGATTTCATCTGCATCAAGTGAGGCTGTTCATGATGAACCTGCTAAACTAGATGACCAAGAAGAGGACCAGCGAAAAACCAAGAAACA GTGTCCCATTTTGAAACTAATTTGGATAAGAAATCAGGGTTTTGATTTCCATCAAAGTGATTTGAAGCTGATCATGAagattattttttgttgttttggcGTTTGTGGGTTTAGGTTGAAACCCAAGAAGACAAATCAGAAGAGACAGAGAGAGCCGAGATTCGCGTTCATGACAAAGAGCGAGGTTGATCATTTGGAAGATGGTTATAGATGGAGAAAGTACGGACAAAAAGCTGTAAAAAACAGCCCCTTCCCTAG GAGTTATTATCGTTGCACCACCATCTCATGTAATGTGAAGAAAAGAGTTGAGAGATGTTTCAGTGATCCAAGCATCGTGGTAACCACTTACGAAGGCCAACATACTCACCCCAGTCCGGTCATGCCTCGTCCCAACCTTGTTGGTTCTCATCTGAATTCAGCCATCTCCGCCGCAAGTTTTGGCATGTCAATGCAAACTACTCCATCTCACTATCACCAGCATTTTCAACAGCCTTTTACCGATAACTTGTCTCCTTTGAACTTTGGCCATAATGGGTCCCTTAACGCCACTTTTCTTCATCAGAAGCGCTTTTGCACCCCAGGGCCAGGACCAGGACCATCTTTGCTTAAAGACCATGGACTTCTTCAGGACATTCTGCCATCCCATATGCTGAAGGAAGAGTAG
- the LOC107912307 gene encoding WRKY transcription factor 23 isoform X2: MERKEGVKVEDVLGNSSCSVNDFPLQSIFDLSSNEEEKIRSLGFMDLLGVQDLISSPLLEIMAAQQVPSRMATQPPNAFSSTKIGPPHEVFNQPATPNSSTISSASSEAVHDEPAKLDDQEEDQRKTKKQLKPKKTNQKRQREPRFAFMTKSEVDHLEDGYRWRKYGQKAVKNSPFPRSYYRCTTISCNVKKRVERCFSDPSIVVTTYEGQHTHPSPVMPRPNLVGSHLNSAISAASFGMSMQTTPSHYHQHFQQPFTDNLSPLNFGHNGSLNATFLHQKRFCTPGPGPGPSLLKDHGLLQDILPSHMLKEE, translated from the exons ATGGAGAGAAAAGAGGGTGTAAAGGTGGAAGATGTATTGGGAAACTCATCGTGTTCGGTGAATGATTTCCCATTACAAAGTATATTTGATTTGAGCAGCAACGAAGAAGAGAAGATCCGGTCGTTAGGGTTCATGGACTTGCTGGGTGTTCAAGACTTGATCAGTAGTCCTTTATTGGAGATCATGGCAGCACAGCAGGTTCCCTCTCGAATGGCAACCCAACCACCCAATGCTTTTTCTTCCACGAAGATCGGACCTCCTCATGAGGTTTTCAATCAGCCTGCCACTCCTAACTCTTCCACGATTTCATCTGCATCAAGTGAGGCTGTTCATGATGAACCTGCTAAACTAGATGACCAAGAAGAGGACCAGCGAAAAACCAAGAAACA GTTGAAACCCAAGAAGACAAATCAGAAGAGACAGAGAGAGCCGAGATTCGCGTTCATGACAAAGAGCGAGGTTGATCATTTGGAAGATGGTTATAGATGGAGAAAGTACGGACAAAAAGCTGTAAAAAACAGCCCCTTCCCTAG GAGTTATTATCGTTGCACCACCATCTCATGTAATGTGAAGAAAAGAGTTGAGAGATGTTTCAGTGATCCAAGCATCGTGGTAACCACTTACGAAGGCCAACATACTCACCCCAGTCCGGTCATGCCTCGTCCCAACCTTGTTGGTTCTCATCTGAATTCAGCCATCTCCGCCGCAAGTTTTGGCATGTCAATGCAAACTACTCCATCTCACTATCACCAGCATTTTCAACAGCCTTTTACCGATAACTTGTCTCCTTTGAACTTTGGCCATAATGGGTCCCTTAACGCCACTTTTCTTCATCAGAAGCGCTTTTGCACCCCAGGGCCAGGACCAGGACCATCTTTGCTTAAAGACCATGGACTTCTTCAGGACATTCTGCCATCCCATATGCTGAAGGAAGAGTAG